One window from the genome of Penaeus vannamei isolate JL-2024 unplaced genomic scaffold, ASM4276789v1 unanchor4724, whole genome shotgun sequence encodes:
- the LOC113810885 gene encoding zinc finger protein 271-like, protein MSILPNQIPLAPLMDKEIFGTGVLIKEELNKGVTEEIDMEIKEELYDHADEMSEVKMENEFLSFRDLQDLDNEANERDSCDIEDCNTFSRVPIVAEVKDKRYSSEEDQRMNGHTKEKPYSCEICRKAFALKSNLVVHLRVHTKEKPYICDICKKAFPVKGSLVRHLTIHTKEKPYICDICKKSFSTKFALVKHIRVHTKEKPYSCDTCKKGFSEKFALVKHIRVHTKEKPNSCETCNKDFSNRSALVKHRRVHTKKKQYICEICKKSFSEKGNLVVHMRVHTKEKPYCCEICNKDFSDRSVLVKHRRIHTKEKPYICDICKKAFSRRDSLVSHIRIHTKEKPYICNICSKAFSVKSNLVVHMRVHTKETPYTCNICKKAFSVKSHLVRHLKVHTKEKPYNCEICNKEFSDMSVVVVHIGEHAEDKPFM, encoded by the coding sequence ATGAGTATTCTCCCCAACCAGATTCCTTTGGCCCCACTCATGGACAAGGAAATATTTGGCACAGGAGTCCTTATCAAAGAAGAGCTCAATAAAGGTGTCACCGAAGAAATAGATATGGAAATTAAGGAAGAACTGTATGATCATGCAGATGAAATGAGTGaagtgaaaatggaaaatgaatttCTCTCCTTCAGGGATCTTCAAGACCTTGACAATGAAGCAAATGAAAGAGACTCGTGTGATATTGAGGATTGCAATACCTTTTCGAGAGTGCCAATTGTGGCTGAGGTAAAGGACAAAAGATATTCATCGGAAGAGGATCAGAGGATGAACGGGCACACAAAAGAGAAACCATACAGCTGTGAAATTTGCAGGAAAGCTTTTGCTTTGAAAAGTAATTTAGTAGTGCACTTGAgggtacatacaaaggagaaaccataCATCTGTGACATTTGTAAAAAGGCTTTCCCTGTTAAAGGTTCTCTGGTAAGGCATTTGAcgatacatacaaaggagaaaccatatATCTGTGACATTTGCAAAAAAAGCTTCTCAACAAAATTTGCATTAGTGAAGCACAtaagagtacatacaaaggagaaaccatatAGCTGTGACACTTGCAAAAAAGGTTTCTCAGAAAAATTTGCATTAGTGAAGCACAtaagagtacatacaaaggagaaaccaaATAGCTGTGAGACTTGCAATAAGGACTTCTCAAATAGATCAGCCTTAGTGAAACATAGAAGAGTACATACAAAGAAGAAACAATATATCTGTGAGATCTGCAAAAAGTCCTTCTCTGAGAAAGGTAATCTAGTAGTGcacatgagagtacatacaaaggagaaaccatatTGCTGTGAGATTTGCAATAAGGACTTCTCAGATAGATCTGTCTTAGTGAAACACAGAAggatacatacaaaggagaaaccatatATCTGTGACATTTGTAAAAAAGCCTTTTCTCGAAGAGATTCTTTAGTAAGTCACATTAGAATccatacaaaggagaaaccatatATCTGTAATATTTGCAGCAAAGCCTTCTCTGTAAAAAGTAATCTAGTAGTGcacatgagagtacatacaaaggagacaCCATATACCTGTAATATTTGCAAAAAAGCTTTTTCTGTAAAAAGTCATCTAGTAAGGCATTTGAaggtacatacaaaggagaaaccatatAATTGTGAGATTTGCAATAAAGAGTTCTCAGATATGTCTGTCGTAGTGGTTCACATAGGAGAACATGCAGAGGATAAACCATTTATGTAG